A region of Arabidopsis thaliana chromosome 5, partial sequence DNA encodes the following proteins:
- a CDS encoding F-box/associated interaction domain protein: MILSFEIRITTKIEVKMVSWSKFLRMDTGSKIVNVLAPELFRMLFKENKFSQETGIIDM, from the exons ATGATACTGAGTTTTGAGATACGGATTACAACTAAGATTGAGGTCAAGATGGTGTCGTGGAGCAAGTTCTTGAGAATGGATACAGGATCTAAGATAG TCAACGTACTTGCACCCGAGTTGTTTCGGATGCTTttcaaggaaaacaaatttagtcaAGAGACAGGGATTATAGATATGTGA
- a CDS encoding Ta11-like non-LTR retrotransposon (unknown protein; BEST Arabidopsis thaliana protein match is: unknown protein (TAIR:AT5G18636.1); Has 1807 Blast hits to 1807 proteins in 277 species: Archae - 0; Bacteria - 0; Metazoa - 736; Fungi - 347; Plants - 385; Viruses - 0; Other Eukaryotes - 339 (source: NCBI BLink).) has product MADELWDEIQNLELGQEDPALFIPHEAYVMVEASNNLSLIARPLNPRVQNLNSVVVALPRSWGLTTQVHGRVLDATYVQFLFANEIDLMMVQRREPWLFNNWFVAATRWQVAPAHNLVTTIDLWVQIRGIPLPYVSEETVLEIAQDLGEIISLDFHEATSPQIAFIRVRVRFGITDRLRFFQRIIFDSGETATIRFQYERLRRLCSSCFRFTHNRAYCPYRQRPLSIARERALFCDSVQRSSMNSQSQMTESSFPVPMTPPPRVDPPPMNHSEFVAAYPHLATATNVNYRFTGDSSTSRQDLSSGSNNILPRRTTHFTDHRRCFETGQSSRQNENREPRRPTERMLPPSHFDHVQRAGGILKPPKKR; this is encoded by the coding sequence ATGGCAGATGAGTTGTGGGATGAGATACAAAATCTAGAATTAGGACAAGAGGATCCAGCCCTTTTCATTCCCCATGAAGCTTATGTGATGGTTGAAGCTTCAAATAACTTAAGTCTGATAGCGAGACCTCTGAACCCAAGAGTTCAAAATCTTAACTCTGTCGTGGTAGCACTTCCAAGATCATGGGGACTAACGACTCAGGTGCATGGAAGAGTTCTTGATGCAACGTATGTCCAGTTCCTTTTTGCAAATGAAATTGATCTGATGATGGTGCAAAGAAGGGAACCGTGGCTTTTCAACAATTGGTTTGTGGCAGCAACTCGATGGCAGGTGGCTCCAGCTCACAACCTTGTCACTACCATTGATCTCTGGGTGCAGATTAGAGGTATTCCCTTACCTTATGTTTCTGAAGAGACGGTTTTGGAGATAGCTCAAGATCTAGGAGAGATCATTTCACTAGACTTTCATGAGGCTACCTCTCCTCAGATTGCTTTTATTAGAGTTAGAGTTCGTTTTGGAATAACAGACAGACTGAGGTTTTTTCAAAGAATCATCTTCGATTCTGGTGAAACTGCAACCATAAGGTTCCAATACGAACGTCTCCGAAGACTCTGCAGTAGCTGTTTCAGGTTCACTCACAATCGAGCTTACTGTCCTTATCGTCAACGTCCACTCAGCATCGCAAGAGAAAGAGCCCTATTCTGTGATAGTGTTCAAAGATCATCAATGAATTCCCAGTCTCAAATGACTGAAAGTTCATTTCCAGTACCCATGACTCCACCTCCAAGAGTTGATCCTCCTCCAATGAATCACTCTGAATTTGTAGCTGCTTATCCACATCTTGCAACAGCTACAAATGTGAATTACAGGTTTACAGGAGACTCAAGCACCTCCAGACAAGACTTATCATCTGGTTCAAACAATATTCTGCCAAGAAGAACTACTCATTTCACAGACCATCGAAGGTGCTTTGAAACTGGTCAATCCTCAagacaaaatgaaaacagagaaccaaGAAGACCTACAGAAAGAATGTTGCCTCCATCTCACTTTGATCATGTTCAACGCGCTGGAGGGATTCTGAAACCTCCAAAAAAACGCTAA
- a CDS encoding uncharacterized protein (unknown protein; BEST Arabidopsis thaliana protein match is: unknown protein (TAIR:AT4G32030.1); Has 30201 Blast hits to 17322 proteins in 780 species: Archae - 12; Bacteria - 1396; Metazoa - 17338; Fungi - 3422; Plants - 5037; Viruses - 0; Other Eukaryotes - 2996 (source: NCBI BLink).) yields MVSSDDWTKCAMRDGEVVAELLVKLKEAKVIKNPIVTALRWGIQQPRSRCPRKESESRCSPSTPLSWSGGCGGSSSSPSGYVDGYEATSRQISAVGSRSKNISSLRSPFSERGIENNNLKRMKMNHIQNLAKDENCKTDGNFLLPDLNIVPCDENSDHYTSLGVETTLYGIRIIR; encoded by the exons ATGGTTTCATCAGATGATTGGACGAAGTGTGCGATGAGAGATGGAGAAGTGGTGGCAGAGCTTTTGGTGAAGCTTAAAGAAGCCAAAGTAATCAAGAATCCGATTGTAACAGCGCTCCGGTGGGGAATCCAACAGCCAAGGTCTCGGTGTCCAAGAAAAGAATCTGAATCTAGATGTAGTCCAAGTACACCACTATCTTGGAgtggtggttgtggtggttcttcttcttctccatctggTTATGTCGATGGTTACGAAGCTACTAGTCGTCAAATCAGTGCCGTTGGATCTAGATCCAAG AACATTTCATCACTTAGATCACCATTCAGCGAGCGAGGCATCGAGAATAATAACTTGAAGAGAATGAAG ATGAATCATATTCAGAATTTGGCAAAGGATGAGAATTGCAAGACAGATGGCAATTTCTTGCTACCAGATTTGAATATAGTGCCATGTGACGAAAATAGTGACCACTATACGTCTTTAGGTGTGGAAACAACACTATATGGGATAAGGATTATAAGGTGA